A window of the Aeromicrobium phoceense genome harbors these coding sequences:
- the galK gene encoding galactokinase has translation MDDVRRWRVPGRVNLIGEHLDHNGGSAVPIAIDRSLLLKARRRDDGAVNLWSRGERASFGLDVAPGDVSGWAAYPAGVVWALRSAGVPVTGADLVLESTLPVGAGLSSSAALTCGVALALDDLAGAGRSREQLAVIAQRAENDFVGVPTGLMDQYAVLFAEAGHAVHLDFGTEPPTTEPVPADWVDAGLVLAVIDTGVHHELAAGEYAERRRECAEAAASAGLESLAAIGLDGLLSLTDDTLKARARHVLTETTRVRGAVTALRRRDWAQFGAMLTSSHESLRDDFAVSCEELDVAVDAALASGALGARMTGGGFGGSAIALLPPENVDPLRARVEAAFAARSWAAPHVFVVQPAPAAAREDEG, from the coding sequence GTGGATGACGTGCGCCGTTGGCGGGTTCCCGGACGGGTGAACCTCATCGGTGAGCACCTGGACCACAACGGCGGGTCCGCGGTGCCCATCGCGATCGACCGCTCCCTCCTGCTGAAGGCCCGCCGCCGCGACGACGGCGCCGTCAACCTGTGGAGCCGCGGCGAGCGCGCCTCCTTCGGCCTCGACGTGGCGCCCGGCGACGTCTCGGGCTGGGCCGCCTATCCCGCCGGCGTGGTGTGGGCGCTGCGGTCGGCCGGGGTTCCGGTCACCGGCGCCGACCTCGTGCTCGAGTCCACCCTGCCCGTCGGCGCGGGCCTGTCCTCTTCGGCGGCGCTGACCTGCGGTGTGGCCCTCGCGCTCGACGATCTCGCCGGGGCCGGCCGCTCTCGCGAGCAGCTGGCGGTGATCGCGCAGCGCGCGGAGAACGACTTCGTCGGCGTCCCCACCGGGCTGATGGACCAGTACGCGGTGCTGTTCGCCGAGGCCGGACATGCGGTGCACCTCGACTTCGGCACCGAACCGCCCACCACCGAGCCCGTGCCGGCCGACTGGGTCGACGCCGGGCTGGTCCTCGCCGTGATCGACACGGGCGTCCACCACGAGCTCGCGGCCGGCGAGTACGCGGAGCGCCGGCGGGAGTGCGCCGAGGCGGCTGCCTCGGCCGGCCTCGAGTCGCTGGCCGCGATCGGCCTCGACGGTCTGCTGTCGCTCACCGACGACACGCTGAAGGCGCGCGCCCGTCACGTGCTCACCGAGACCACCCGCGTCCGCGGCGCCGTCACCGCGCTGCGCCGCCGCGACTGGGCGCAGTTCGGCGCGATGCTGACCTCGTCGCACGAGTCGTTGCGCGACGACTTCGCCGTCTCGTGCGAGGAGCTCGACGTGGCGGTCGACGCCGCCCTCGCCTCCGGCGCGCTGGGCGCCCGGATGACCGGCGGCGGCTTCGGCGGCAGCGCCATCGCGCTCCTCCCCCCGGAGAACGTCGACCCCCTCCGCGCCCGCGTCGAGGCCGCCTTCGCCGCCCGCTCCTGGGCCGCCCCTCACGTCTTCGTCGTCCAGCCCGCCCCCGCGGCCGCCCGGGAGGACGAAGGATGA
- a CDS encoding prephenate dehydratase has protein sequence MTRIAYQGEPGSNSHLVIDLHHPDAEAVPCASFEDAFAAVSSGHCDLAMIPIDNSLAGRVADIHHFLPTSGLHIVGEHFLPIKFALMGTPGTTLESIKTVHSHVHALGQCRRIIREHGWTPLISGDTAGAAREIAEANDVTAAAIAPPLAAGIYGLDLLAADIEDEEHNTTRFVLLSREDQRAPAGNGPVVTSFIFNVRNLPAALYKALGGFATNGINMTKLESYMVDGEFTATMFLAEVDGHPDEIGLARALEELRFFTTEIKILGVYPASPFRDAHR, from the coding sequence GTGACGCGCATTGCCTACCAGGGGGAGCCCGGCTCGAACTCCCACCTGGTCATCGACCTGCACCACCCCGACGCGGAGGCGGTGCCGTGCGCCTCCTTCGAGGACGCCTTCGCGGCCGTCAGCTCGGGGCACTGCGACCTCGCGATGATCCCGATCGACAACTCGCTGGCCGGGCGCGTCGCGGACATCCACCACTTCCTGCCCACGAGCGGGCTGCACATCGTCGGCGAGCACTTCCTGCCGATCAAGTTCGCCCTCATGGGTACGCCGGGCACCACGCTGGAGTCCATCAAGACCGTGCACAGCCACGTGCACGCGCTGGGGCAGTGCCGCCGGATCATCCGCGAGCACGGCTGGACCCCGTTGATCTCGGGCGACACCGCCGGCGCCGCGCGCGAGATCGCGGAGGCGAACGACGTGACCGCCGCGGCCATCGCGCCTCCCCTGGCCGCCGGGATCTACGGGCTCGACCTGCTCGCCGCCGACATCGAGGACGAGGAGCACAACACCACGCGCTTCGTCCTGCTGTCGCGCGAGGACCAGCGCGCGCCCGCGGGCAACGGCCCGGTCGTCACGAGCTTCATCTTCAACGTGCGCAACCTGCCCGCAGCGCTCTACAAGGCGCTCGGCGGCTTCGCGACCAACGGCATCAACATGACCAAGCTCGAGAGCTACATGGTCGATGGTGAGTTCACCGCCACGATGTTTCTCGCGGAGGTCGACGGTCACCCCGACGAGATCGGCCTCGCCCGCGCCCTGGAGGAGCTCCGCTTCTTCACCACCGAGATCAAGATCCTCGGCGTCTACCCGGCCAGCCCGTTCCGCGACGCGCACCGGTGA
- a CDS encoding GNAT family N-acetyltransferase, whose protein sequence is MSGPLWPLNVPVLTDGLVTLRAHTPSDIDRALQMAQDHGMVRWTAVPTPHSRAMSEQFALQIVPKNWNEGTAMCWAIEFEGRYAGNVDIRGKEALADVGFALHPDCRGQGVMTAAVRLAVDHAFVEAGKEAIQWTAHVGNVGSLRVAHSVGFRLHGTEPDRLFERGRILDAWTGSIRFGDAPAARTAWLESTLATERLRLRPLVESDVPRIIEACGDPSTRLYLSHMPEPYTVDDARRFLYAAWWNAAIDKRQTWAITEPGVDRLLGTISVMDLDGPAERNGELGYWMHPDARERGFMTEAARTVVEHAFDPEELDLERLSIVAAEGNTPSLRIAESLGFSRYGTEHRTAHLSDGTVTDHHLYERLR, encoded by the coding sequence GTGAGCGGACCCCTCTGGCCCCTGAACGTCCCCGTCCTCACCGACGGGCTCGTCACGCTGCGCGCCCACACCCCGTCAGACATCGACCGTGCCCTGCAGATGGCCCAGGATCACGGCATGGTGCGCTGGACCGCGGTCCCCACGCCGCACTCGCGCGCCATGAGCGAGCAGTTCGCGCTGCAGATCGTCCCGAAGAACTGGAACGAAGGCACCGCGATGTGCTGGGCCATCGAGTTCGAGGGCCGCTACGCCGGCAACGTGGACATCCGCGGCAAGGAGGCGCTCGCCGACGTCGGCTTCGCGCTGCACCCCGACTGCCGCGGGCAGGGCGTCATGACCGCCGCGGTCCGCCTGGCGGTGGACCACGCGTTCGTCGAGGCGGGCAAGGAGGCCATCCAGTGGACGGCCCACGTCGGCAACGTCGGCAGCCTCCGCGTCGCCCACTCCGTCGGCTTCCGTCTCCACGGGACCGAGCCCGACCGCCTGTTCGAGCGCGGGCGGATCCTCGACGCCTGGACCGGGTCGATCCGCTTCGGCGACGCACCCGCTGCCCGCACGGCGTGGCTCGAGTCGACGCTCGCCACCGAGCGGCTGCGCCTGCGGCCGCTGGTGGAGTCCGACGTCCCCCGCATCATCGAGGCGTGCGGCGACCCCAGCACGCGCCTGTACCTCTCGCACATGCCCGAGCCCTACACGGTCGACGACGCCCGCCGGTTCCTGTACGCGGCGTGGTGGAACGCCGCGATCGACAAGCGCCAGACGTGGGCGATCACTGAGCCCGGGGTCGACCGGCTGCTCGGCACCATCTCGGTGATGGACCTCGACGGCCCGGCCGAGCGCAACGGCGAGCTCGGCTACTGGATGCACCCCGATGCGCGCGAACGCGGCTTCATGACCGAGGCGGCGCGAACCGTCGTGGAGCACGCGTTCGACCCCGAGGAGCTCGACCTCGAGCGGCTCTCGATCGTCGCCGCGGAGGGCAACACCCCCAGCCTGCGCATCGCCGAGTCGCTGGGCTTCTCGCGCTACGGCACGGAGCACCGCACGGCGCATCTCTCCGACGGCACCGTCACCGACCACCACCTGTACGAGCGGCTTCGCTGA
- a CDS encoding DHA2 family efflux MFS transporter permease subunit has product MVIGFFMILVDSTIVSVATPVIRDDLQTDYNSVIWVTSAYLLAYAVPLLITGRLGDRFGPKRVYLVGLTVFTLSSLWCGLTGSVEGLIVARVFQGLGASMMTPQTMAVITRTFPADSRGRAMALWGATAGVATLVGPVLGGILVDTAGWEWIFFINVPVGIVGFVLALRLVPSLETHTHSFDWIGVALSAVAMFLIVFGIQEGEEYDWGTIEGWVSVPLLIAAGLLVLAVFVWWQARNRREPLVPLSLFRDRNFSVSNMAISTVSFSVTAMAFPFMLWTQTVLGYDATQSGLLFVPMAVVTAAMAPVVGRMSDRLPPRRLASVGFGTSALAMLGTAWVIAPDTPLWQLLVLNAVLGFGNAFLWAPLASTATRNLPMSSAGAGSGVYNATRQVGAVLGSAAIAAAITSRLAVHLPEAGETAARGTGGQSLPEQLAGPFSEAMAESLLVPALAFALGLAVVQFFAPSSHARTSQR; this is encoded by the coding sequence ATGGTCATCGGCTTCTTCATGATCCTGGTCGACTCGACGATCGTCTCCGTGGCGACGCCGGTCATCCGCGACGACCTGCAGACGGACTACAACTCGGTCATCTGGGTCACCAGCGCCTACCTGCTGGCCTACGCCGTGCCGCTGCTGATCACCGGCCGCCTCGGCGACCGCTTCGGACCGAAGCGGGTCTACCTCGTGGGCCTGACCGTCTTCACCCTCTCCTCGTTGTGGTGCGGCCTGACCGGCTCGGTCGAGGGACTCATCGTCGCCCGCGTGTTCCAGGGCCTCGGCGCGTCGATGATGACGCCGCAGACGATGGCCGTCATCACGCGCACGTTCCCCGCGGACAGCCGCGGTCGCGCGATGGCCCTGTGGGGCGCCACCGCCGGCGTCGCGACGCTCGTCGGCCCCGTCCTCGGCGGCATCCTCGTCGACACGGCCGGCTGGGAGTGGATCTTCTTCATCAACGTCCCGGTGGGCATCGTGGGCTTCGTGCTCGCGCTGCGCCTCGTGCCGAGCCTGGAGACCCACACGCACAGCTTCGACTGGATCGGCGTGGCGCTGAGCGCCGTCGCGATGTTCCTCATCGTGTTCGGCATCCAGGAGGGCGAGGAGTACGACTGGGGCACGATCGAGGGATGGGTCTCGGTCCCGCTGCTGATCGCGGCCGGCCTGCTCGTGCTCGCGGTGTTCGTCTGGTGGCAGGCCCGGAACCGGCGCGAGCCGCTCGTGCCGCTCAGCCTCTTCCGCGACCGGAACTTCTCGGTGTCCAACATGGCCATCTCCACCGTCTCGTTCTCGGTGACGGCGATGGCCTTCCCGTTCATGCTCTGGACCCAGACCGTCCTCGGCTACGACGCCACCCAGTCCGGCCTGCTCTTCGTGCCGATGGCGGTCGTCACCGCGGCCATGGCCCCGGTCGTGGGCCGGATGAGCGACCGGCTGCCGCCGCGCCGGCTCGCCTCGGTGGGCTTCGGCACCTCGGCGCTCGCGATGCTGGGGACCGCGTGGGTCATCGCCCCCGACACTCCCCTGTGGCAGCTGCTCGTCCTCAACGCCGTGCTCGGCTTCGGCAACGCGTTCCTGTGGGCGCCGCTGGCCTCCACCGCCACGCGCAACCTGCCGATGTCGTCGGCCGGCGCCGGGTCGGGCGTCTACAACGCCACCCGCCAGGTCGGCGCGGTCCTGGGCTCGGCGGCGATCGCCGCCGCGATCACGAGCCGGCTCGCCGTGCACCTGCCCGAGGCGGGAGAGACCGCCGCCCGCGGCACGGGCGGCCAGAGCCTGCCCGAGCAGCTGGCCGGACCCTTCTCCGAGGCCATGGCCGAGTCGCTCCTGGTGCCGGCCCTGGCGTTCGCCCTCGGACTCGCCGTCGTGCAGTTCTTCGCGCCCTCGAGCCACGCGCGCACGTCGCAGCGCTGA
- a CDS encoding NADP-dependent isocitrate dehydrogenase: MTDSTIIYTHTDEAPALATYSFLPIIEAYASKAGVEVETRDISLAGRIIAAVSDLLPEDQRAADALAELGELAKRPEANIIKLPNVSASVPQLKAAIAELRDQGYDLPDYPEDPQTDEERDVRARYDKVKGSAVNPVLREGNSDRRAPASVKNYAKSHPHSMGAWSSDSKTNVATMGVDDFRSNEKSVTLEADDTLRVELVGDDGSTTVLRESIPVLAGEIVDATNINVAALREFLTAQIAQAKADDVLFSVHLKATMMKVSDPIIFGHVVRAFFPKTFAQYGADLAAAGLSPNDGLGGILAGLESLPNAAEIKASFDAELADGPALAMVDSDKGITNLHVPSDVIVDASMPAMIRTSGHMWGPDGQEADTLAVIPDSSYAGVYQVVIDDCKANGAFDPSTMGSVPNVGLMAQKAEEYGSHDKTFEIPATGTVRVLNSAGDVLLEHTVAQGDIWRACQTKDVPIRDWVKLAVNRARATGDPAVFWLDAERAHDAQLIAKVQQYLGDHDTEGLDIRIMSPVEATQLSVERLRQGQDTISVTGNVLRDYNTDLFPILELGTSAKMLSVVPLINGGGLFETGAGGSAPKHVQQLVKENYLRWDSLGEFFALVPSLEQYATATGNAKAQVLADALDRATASFLEHDRSPGRKLGTIDNRGSHFYLALYWAQELAQQSEDTELAEVFAPLAQKLAGDEQTIVDELLAVQGQPADLGGYYQPDPQKAAKIMRPSTTFNEALASF; encoded by the coding sequence GTGACGGACTCGACGATCATCTACACGCACACCGACGAGGCTCCCGCCCTCGCGACCTACTCCTTCCTCCCGATCATCGAGGCGTACGCCTCGAAGGCCGGTGTGGAGGTCGAGACCCGGGACATCTCGCTCGCCGGCCGCATCATCGCGGCGGTCAGCGACCTGCTCCCCGAGGACCAGCGCGCGGCGGACGCCCTCGCCGAGCTGGGCGAGCTCGCGAAGCGGCCCGAGGCCAACATCATCAAGCTGCCCAACGTCTCGGCGTCGGTGCCGCAGCTCAAGGCGGCCATCGCCGAGCTGCGCGACCAGGGCTACGACCTGCCCGACTACCCCGAGGACCCGCAGACCGACGAGGAGCGCGACGTCCGCGCCCGCTACGACAAGGTCAAGGGCTCCGCGGTCAACCCGGTCCTGCGCGAGGGCAACTCCGATCGCCGCGCGCCCGCGTCAGTGAAGAACTACGCCAAGAGCCACCCGCACTCGATGGGCGCCTGGAGCAGCGACTCCAAGACGAACGTCGCCACGATGGGCGTCGACGACTTCCGCTCCAACGAGAAGTCGGTGACCCTCGAGGCCGACGACACCCTGCGCGTCGAGCTGGTCGGCGACGACGGCTCCACCACCGTGCTCCGCGAGTCGATCCCGGTCCTGGCCGGCGAGATCGTCGACGCGACGAACATCAACGTCGCCGCGCTGCGCGAGTTCCTGACGGCGCAGATCGCCCAGGCCAAGGCCGACGACGTCCTCTTCTCGGTGCACCTCAAGGCCACGATGATGAAGGTCTCCGACCCGATCATCTTCGGCCACGTGGTCCGCGCCTTCTTCCCGAAGACGTTCGCCCAGTACGGCGCCGACCTCGCCGCCGCGGGACTGAGCCCCAACGACGGCCTCGGCGGCATCCTCGCCGGCCTGGAGTCGCTGCCGAACGCCGCCGAGATCAAGGCCTCGTTCGACGCCGAGCTGGCCGACGGCCCGGCGCTGGCGATGGTCGACTCCGACAAGGGCATCACCAACCTGCACGTCCCGAGCGACGTCATCGTCGACGCGTCGATGCCGGCCATGATCCGCACCTCGGGCCACATGTGGGGCCCGGACGGCCAGGAGGCCGACACCCTCGCGGTGATCCCCGACAGCTCCTACGCCGGCGTCTACCAGGTCGTCATCGACGACTGCAAGGCCAACGGCGCGTTCGACCCGTCCACGATGGGCTCGGTGCCGAACGTCGGCCTGATGGCCCAGAAGGCCGAGGAGTACGGCTCGCACGACAAGACGTTCGAGATCCCCGCCACGGGCACCGTGCGCGTCCTGAACTCCGCCGGCGACGTGCTCCTCGAGCACACGGTGGCCCAGGGCGACATCTGGCGCGCCTGCCAGACCAAGGACGTGCCGATCCGGGACTGGGTCAAGCTGGCCGTCAACCGCGCCCGCGCCACCGGCGACCCGGCCGTGTTCTGGCTCGACGCCGAACGCGCCCACGACGCGCAGCTGATCGCCAAGGTGCAGCAGTACCTCGGCGACCACGACACCGAGGGCCTGGACATCCGGATCATGTCGCCGGTCGAGGCCACGCAGCTGTCGGTCGAGCGCCTCCGTCAGGGTCAGGACACCATCAGCGTCACGGGCAACGTCCTGCGCGACTACAACACCGACCTGTTCCCGATCCTCGAGCTGGGCACCAGCGCCAAGATGCTGTCGGTGGTCCCGCTGATCAACGGCGGCGGCCTGTTCGAGACCGGCGCCGGCGGCTCGGCTCCCAAGCACGTGCAGCAGCTCGTCAAGGAGAACTACCTGCGCTGGGACTCGCTCGGCGAGTTCTTCGCGCTGGTCCCCAGCCTCGAGCAGTACGCCACGGCCACGGGCAACGCCAAGGCGCAGGTCCTCGCCGACGCCCTCGACCGCGCCACGGCCAGCTTCCTCGAGCACGACCGCTCGCCGGGCCGCAAGCTCGGCACGATCGACAACCGCGGCAGCCACTTCTACCTGGCCCTCTACTGGGCGCAGGAGCTGGCGCAGCAGTCCGAGGACACCGAGCTCGCTGAGGTCTTCGCGCCGCTGGCGCAGAAGCTGGCCGGCGACGAGCAGACGATCGTCGACGAGCTGCTCGCGGTGCAGGGCCAGCCGGCCGACCTCGGCGGCTACTACCAGCCCGACCCGCAGAAGGCCGCGAAGATCATGCGACCGAGCACGACGTTCAACGAGGCGCTCGCCTCCTTCTGA
- a CDS encoding sulfate ABC transporter substrate-binding protein yields MAHRLRPIAAAALLLTAATALTACGSEAAESGEQISIVGFAVPEAANKNIQKEFVKTDAGEGTSFKTSYGASGDQSRAVVEGLDADYVHLSVATDVDRLVEAGLVEETWDDADNKGIVSNSIVVLGVRDGNPKDIKGWDDLVKPGVEIVTANPASSGAARWNALAAWGHVTENGGTEAEATEFVNDLFANVVSLTNSGRDATQSFLGGAGDVLLAYENEAILAAQNGNGFEYVIPDTTLLIENPGAILKDSSAVSQDWLDFVLGTEGQRQFALTGFRPLNLENPGTPDLAAVDLEPGDIKGAPDSSDPYPAVNNLLTLEKNFGGPGWGEVKDKLFGDGKDGNPVGIVTEAIAKSGKAAS; encoded by the coding sequence ATGGCACATCGCTTGCGCCCCATCGCGGCCGCGGCCCTGCTGCTGACCGCCGCCACCGCCCTCACGGCCTGCGGCTCGGAGGCCGCCGAGAGCGGCGAGCAGATCTCGATCGTCGGGTTCGCCGTGCCGGAGGCCGCCAACAAGAACATCCAGAAGGAGTTCGTCAAGACCGACGCCGGCGAGGGCACGAGCTTCAAGACGTCGTACGGCGCCTCGGGCGACCAGAGCCGCGCCGTGGTCGAGGGGCTCGACGCCGACTACGTCCACCTCTCGGTGGCCACCGACGTCGACCGCCTGGTCGAGGCCGGCCTGGTCGAGGAGACCTGGGACGACGCCGACAACAAGGGCATCGTGTCGAACTCGATCGTCGTCCTGGGCGTCCGCGACGGGAACCCCAAGGACATCAAGGGCTGGGACGACCTGGTGAAGCCCGGCGTCGAGATCGTCACGGCCAACCCCGCGTCCTCGGGCGCCGCGCGCTGGAACGCCCTCGCCGCGTGGGGTCACGTCACCGAGAACGGCGGCACCGAGGCCGAGGCCACCGAGTTCGTGAACGACCTCTTCGCGAACGTCGTGTCGCTGACCAACAGCGGCCGCGACGCCACCCAGAGCTTCCTCGGCGGCGCCGGCGACGTGCTGCTCGCCTACGAGAACGAGGCGATCCTGGCCGCCCAGAACGGCAACGGCTTCGAGTACGTCATCCCCGACACGACCCTGCTGATCGAGAACCCCGGCGCCATCCTCAAGGACTCCAGCGCCGTCTCGCAGGACTGGCTGGACTTCGTCCTCGGCACGGAAGGCCAGCGCCAGTTCGCGCTGACCGGCTTCCGTCCGCTCAACCTCGAGAACCCCGGCACGCCCGACCTGGCAGCGGTCGATCTGGAGCCCGGCGACATCAAGGGCGCTCCCGACTCCTCCGATCCCTACCCGGCCGTGAACAACCTGCTCACGCTGGAGAAGAACTTCGGAGGTCCGGGCTGGGGCGAGGTCAAGGACAAGCTGTTCGGCGACGGCAAGGACGGCAACCCCGTCGGCATCGTGACCGAGGCGATCGCGAAGTCGGGCAAGGCGGCCTCGTGA
- the cysT gene encoding sulfate ABC transporter permease subunit CysT, whose amino-acid sequence MTSADVVTRAGRPGSTRPAGALNRASAIGLGVTMTWFSLLVLIPLSAVVATAAGGGIGAFWDAVTNEQTADAIRLTVTSALLVTVVNVFVGTAIAWVLVRDSFPGKALLEVLIDIPFALPTIVAGLVLLSLYGNDESPSGINVANTEASVFLAFLFVTLPFVVRTVQPVLEEIDVEIEEAAASLGASRFTTFTRIILPTLTPAIAAGATLSFARGVGEYGSLVLLSGNLPFTSEVASVRILGAIENDNPAAAASIATLLLIVSLTVILLLDLLQRRVARRG is encoded by the coding sequence GTGACCTCTGCGGACGTCGTCACGCGCGCGGGCCGGCCGGGGAGCACCCGGCCGGCCGGCGCGCTGAACCGCGCCTCCGCCATCGGCCTGGGGGTGACCATGACGTGGTTCAGCCTCCTGGTGCTCATCCCCCTGTCGGCGGTCGTGGCCACCGCGGCCGGCGGCGGGATCGGTGCGTTCTGGGACGCGGTGACGAACGAGCAGACCGCCGACGCGATCCGGCTCACCGTCACGTCCGCCCTGCTCGTCACCGTCGTGAACGTGTTCGTGGGCACCGCCATCGCGTGGGTCCTGGTCCGCGACAGCTTTCCCGGGAAGGCCCTGCTCGAGGTCCTCATCGACATCCCGTTCGCGCTGCCCACGATCGTGGCCGGCCTCGTGCTGCTGTCGCTCTACGGCAACGACGAGAGTCCCTCGGGCATCAACGTGGCCAACACCGAGGCCTCCGTCTTCCTGGCGTTCCTGTTCGTGACCCTGCCCTTCGTCGTGCGCACGGTCCAGCCGGTGCTGGAGGAGATCGACGTGGAGATCGAGGAGGCCGCGGCCTCGCTCGGGGCCAGCCGGTTCACCACCTTCACGCGCATCATCCTGCCCACGCTGACGCCCGCGATCGCCGCCGGCGCCACCCTGTCGTTCGCCCGCGGCGTCGGCGAGTACGGCTCGCTCGTGCTGCTCTCGGGCAACCTGCCCTTCACGTCCGAGGTAGCCTCCGTGCGCATCCTGGGCGCGATCGAGAACGACAACCCGGCGGCCGCGGCGTCCATCGCCACGCTGCTGCTCATCGTCTCCCTGACCGTGATCCTGCTCCTGGACCTCCTGCAGCGGAGGGTGGCCCGCCGTGGCTGA
- a CDS encoding sulfate ABC transporter permease subunit, giving the protein MADIQRIRTRKGPVTYVVRLAVIAYLFLLVAWPVSLVVTNTFENGFDALRTVFADADTVAALRLTAFAAVVATVINTVFGVTISLLLVRNEFRGKRLLGSFIDLPLAISPIVVGLSLVLVYGGRGGWFGPGLESAGIQIIYATPGIIMATAFVALPLVVREVVPVLEEIGTEQEQAARSLGASSWQTFWRVTLPGIKWAVIYGVVLTLARSLGEFGAVKVVSGNILGETRTATLAVEEKYLNWEQESAYAIAFLLASVSVLCIIVVSLLRSRTERH; this is encoded by the coding sequence GTGGCTGACATCCAGCGCATCCGCACGCGCAAGGGCCCGGTCACGTACGTCGTGCGCCTCGCAGTGATCGCCTACCTGTTCCTGCTGGTGGCGTGGCCCGTCTCGCTCGTCGTGACGAACACCTTCGAGAACGGCTTCGACGCCCTCCGCACGGTCTTCGCCGACGCCGACACCGTGGCCGCCCTGCGACTCACCGCGTTCGCGGCCGTCGTCGCCACCGTGATCAACACGGTCTTCGGCGTCACGATCTCGCTGCTGTTGGTCCGCAACGAGTTCCGCGGCAAACGCCTGCTGGGCTCGTTCATCGACCTGCCGCTGGCCATCTCACCGATCGTCGTGGGTCTGTCCCTCGTGCTGGTCTACGGCGGCCGCGGCGGCTGGTTCGGTCCGGGGCTGGAGAGCGCCGGCATCCAGATCATCTATGCCACCCCGGGCATCATCATGGCCACCGCGTTCGTGGCGCTGCCCCTCGTCGTCCGCGAGGTGGTCCCGGTGCTGGAGGAGATCGGCACCGAGCAGGAGCAGGCCGCGCGCTCGCTCGGCGCGAGCAGCTGGCAGACCTTCTGGCGAGTGACCCTCCCGGGCATCAAGTGGGCCGTCATCTACGGCGTCGTGCTGACCCTGGCCCGGTCTCTCGGCGAGTTCGGCGCGGTCAAGGTCGTCTCGGGCAACATCCTCGGCGAGACGCGCACCGCCACGCTCGCCGTCGAGGAGAAGTACCTCAACTGGGAGCAGGAGTCGGCGTACGCCATCGCCTTCCTGCTGGCCAGCGTCTCCGTCCTGTGCATCATCGTCGTGTCCCTCCTGCGTTCGCGCACCGAGCGGCACTGA
- a CDS encoding sulfate/molybdate ABC transporter ATP-binding protein, translated as MSIEISQVNKNFGDFVALEGIDLSIPTGQLTALLGPSGGGKSTLLRIIAGLEEADSGRVEIEGVDATRLPAQKRNVGFVFQHYAAFKHMTVARNIAFGLEIRKRPKAEIAAKVDEMLELVHLGQFRDRLPSQLSGGQRQRMALARALAIEPTVLLLDEPFGALDAKVRKELRDWLRRLHDEVHVTTVFVTHDQEEALEVADSIVVINDGRIEQVGSPDELYDAPATDFVLSFLGPVTRLGDLQIRPHDIEVSVTPRPDAVRGRITRWTRIGFEVRLDVTPSEGQQPPVQVTVTRAEARNLGLQHGDELWLTPAAGAQAIRATNDPLTLSTQSQLGVTV; from the coding sequence ATGAGCATCGAGATCTCCCAGGTGAACAAGAACTTCGGCGACTTCGTCGCGCTGGAGGGCATCGACCTGTCCATCCCCACCGGGCAGCTGACCGCGCTCCTGGGACCCAGCGGCGGCGGCAAGTCCACGCTGCTGCGCATCATCGCCGGCCTCGAGGAGGCCGACTCCGGTCGCGTCGAGATCGAGGGCGTCGACGCCACCCGGCTGCCGGCGCAGAAGCGCAACGTCGGCTTCGTGTTCCAGCACTACGCCGCGTTCAAGCACATGACCGTGGCGAGGAACATCGCGTTCGGCCTCGAGATCCGCAAGCGGCCCAAGGCCGAGATCGCGGCCAAGGTCGACGAGATGCTCGAGCTCGTGCACCTGGGCCAGTTCCGCGACCGGCTGCCCTCGCAGCTCTCGGGCGGCCAGCGCCAGCGCATGGCCCTGGCCCGCGCCCTGGCCATCGAGCCCACCGTGCTGCTGCTCGACGAGCCGTTCGGAGCCCTCGACGCGAAGGTCCGCAAGGAGCTGCGCGACTGGCTGCGCCGACTGCACGACGAGGTGCACGTGACCACGGTCTTCGTCACCCACGACCAGGAGGAGGCGCTCGAGGTCGCCGACTCGATCGTGGTCATCAACGACGGCCGCATCGAGCAGGTCGGGTCGCCCGACGAGCTCTACGACGCTCCCGCCACCGACTTCGTGCTGAGTTTCCTCGGCCCGGTCACCCGGCTCGGCGACCTGCAGATCCGTCCCCACGACATCGAGGTCTCGGTGACCCCGCGACCGGACGCCGTGCGCGGCCGCATCACGCGCTGGACGCGGATCGGCTTCGAGGTCCGTCTCGACGTCACGCCGAGCGAGGGGCAGCAGCCGCCCGTGCAGGTCACGGTGACCCGTGCCGAGGCCCGGAACCTCGGCCTCCAGCACGGCGACGAGCTCTGGCTGACCCCCGCGGCGGGCGCCCAGGCGATCCGTGCCACGAACGATCCGCTCACGCTCTCGACGCAGTCGCAACTCGGGGTTACAGTGTGA